One window of Cucurbita pepo subsp. pepo cultivar mu-cu-16 chromosome LG19, ASM280686v2, whole genome shotgun sequence genomic DNA carries:
- the LOC111781968 gene encoding uncharacterized protein LOC111781968, with the protein MDGDLWDWPYDQGFSYSDAGESSYSMESGWQADFYFGYGRDVIEENAMNEKYCVQVLKILIRKAASEIDDLEEDLVLLQCGLAWTESRNQFEACCNALREKIDVLHNSIKSWRRSDKINTVDQLPLHTQPAEKLFEILKPFLGEGREQDDGQDQHATVSSQGTETSMQLVGPFCETSSICGIKVKSEEMEVKSIFPAVYSTPNGSVQKHQENDSICKKEIKAEISVEGVSSNVLVTEENLKSVSKVKIEEAEELRINNSCKSRKLKSALNVGGECRLLNARKQHGKSVLDNTNPDVPRQSDGFSGNKRSFDTISSSPASYPKSGNCTTEDKLIDFLLRKKKNKSDGGSILPESNGSAPSCSSSNTKEKVDCDLRFLDTKKTGTFDSSNLPTMLLSKLQNQQGNGLLRTQTKETDKFLLDDYQNVENVCHEKSYSNMDHKPKEFTEKGRSKSHTPISKAKKHRKPGAVGDNACLDLPLEPCQLRVEKQDCALDTEKNLGPSSQNKGTSKMLVGQKLIDVTSVNDISSSDQIKPDDSGTGENKQMKSCAANTDDRIAEILALLPSSDLKLKSLAELRIIAKEHNLTKYHKLRKRVLLDLLVQKLLE; encoded by the exons ATGGACGGGGATCTGTGGGATTGGCCGTATGATCAAG GTTTCTCCTATTCCGATGCTGGTGAAAGCAGTTACAGTATGGAATCTGGATGGCAGGCTGACTTTTACTTCGGTTATGGGAGAG ATGTTATAGAAGAAAATGCTATGAATGAGAAGTATTGCGTTCAAGTACTAAAGATTTTGATACGGAAGGCAGCTTCTGAAATCGATGATCTTGAAGAAGATCTAGTTTTGCTTCAATGTGGCCTCGCATGGACAGAAAGTAGAAACCAATTTGAAGCATGCTGTAATgctttgagagaaaaaattgaCGTCCTTCACAATTCAATAAAGAGCTGGAGACGAAGTGATAAGATTAATACAGTCGATCAGTTACCATTACATACACAACCAGCAGAGAAATTGTTCGAGATACTGAAGCCTTTTCTTGGAGAGGGTCGTGAACAAGATGATGGGCAG GATCAGCATGCAACTGTGAGCAGCCAAGGTACTGAGACTTCAATGCAGTTAGTTGGTCCATTCTGTGAAACCTCGAGCATTTGTGGCATAAAAGTCAAAAGTGAAGAAATGGAAGTCAAGAGTATTTTCCCGGCAGTGTATTCAACACCCAATGGTTCGGTCCAAAAGCACCAGGAAAATGATAGTATTtgcaagaaagaaattaag GCTGAAATTTCCGTTGAAGGAGTTTCCTCAAATGTGCTTGTGACCGAAGAAAATCTGAAGTCtgtttcaaaagtaaaaattgaGGAAGCGGAGGAACTCCGTATAAATAACTCGTGCAAGAGCAGAAAATTGAAGTCAGCTTTGAATGTTGGTGGTGAATGCCGCCTTCTGAATGCACGAAAG CAGCATGGAAAATCTGTTCTTGACAATACCAATCCAGATGTCCCAAGACAATCAGATGGATTCAGTGGAAACAAAAGGTCGTTTGATACCATTTCAAGTTCTCCAGCATCATACCCAAAGAGTGGAAACTGCACTACAGAGGACAAGCTAATTgactttttgttaagaaagaagaagaacaagagtGACGGGGGGTCAATTCTCCCTGAATCTAATGGAAGTGCCCCTTCATGTTCATCTTCAAACACGAAAGAAAAGGTGGATTGCGATCTACGCTTTTTGGATACTAAAAAAACGGGTACATTTGACTCATCGAATCTTCCTACAATGTTGCTTTCAAAACTGCAAAACCAGCAGGGAAACGGTTTGCTCAGAACCCAGACCAAGGAGACAGACAAGTTCTTGCTAGACGATTATCAAAATGTTGAGAATGTTTGTCATGAGAAGTCATATTCGAATATGGATCACAAGCCTAAAGAATTTACCGAAAAGGGGCGGAGCAAATCACATACTCCGATTTCTAAAGCAAAAAAGCATCGAAAGCCAGGAGCAGTTGGAGACAATGCCTGCTTAGATCTGCCTCTTGAACCTTGTCAGCTCAGGGTCGAAAAGCAGGACTGTGCTCTTGACACTGAGAAAAACTTAGGTCCTTCATCCCAAAATAAAGGGACTTCAAAAATGCTGGTTGGACAAAAGCTCATAGATGTAACTTCTGTTAATGATATTTCTAGTTCAGATCAGATCAAACCCGACGACAGCGGAACTGgggaaaacaaacaaatgaagTCATGCGCCGCCAACACAGATGATCGCATAGCTGAAATTTTGGCACTTTTACCTTCCTCAGATCTCAAACTGAAGAGTCTAGCAGAACTGAGGATTATTGCAAAGGAACACAACTTGACCAAATATCACAAGCTTCGCAAAAGGGTGCTGCTCGACCTGCTTGTTCAAAAGCTGTTGGAATGA
- the LOC111781590 gene encoding zeatin O-xylosyltransferase-like: FFFFFXSIQRNVISGTAAKNSDQLPVVVVMVPLAAHGHLNQLLHLSHLLSAFNIPVHFVGTATHNRQAKLRRTHTTTDGGKIQFHDFDIPRFQSPPPDPTTAQKFPTHLIPSITAAAIHLHRPLATFLRSLSTKAKRLVVIHDSLMSSAVEGVDTIPNSESYSFHSISAFAVALHILERKRAAAGGNNGKRKTTTLYEDYFPKELNVPPLEECFPAEFLEFIGAQFRRMPENGAGKIYNACRVIEGQFLEVIQRVEHHLHHWALGPFNPVKISPPFKSTCSCIAWLDQQAPRSVMYVSFGTTTAMADQQIKEIANGLARSHQRFIWVLRDADKADIFDGANVRKSDLPEGYKDLIGDRGLVVREWAPQLEILSHRATGGFMTHCGWNSCMESLTMGVPVAAWPMHSDQPRNTVLMTAVLQVGVVVKEWGRKREEVVAAATVEAAVRRLMVSEEGMVMRRKAEWLGEAVRRSVEDGGDSRRELEAFVAHITR; the protein is encoded by the exons tttttttttttttttNTGAGCATTCAACGCAATGTGATCTCCGGCACCGCCGCCAAAAATTCTGACCAGCTTCCGGTGGTCGTGGTCATGGTTCCGCTAGCGGCGCATGGCCATCTGAACCAACTCCTCCACCTCTCCCACCTCCTCTCCGCCTTCAACATCCCCGTCCACTTCGTAGGCACCGCCACCCACAATCGCCAAGCCAAGCTCCGCCGCACCCACACCACTACCGACGGCGGCAAGATCCAATTCCACGACTTTGACATACCCAGATTCCAATCTCCTCCACCGGACCCCACCACCGCCCAGAAATTTCCCACCCACCTCATCCCCTCCATCACCGCAGCGGCAATCCACCTCCACCGCCCTCTCGCCACCTTCCTCCGCTCCCTCTCCACTAAAGCAAAACGACTTGTCGTCATCCACGACTCGCTAATGTCGTCCGCCGTTGAAGGTGTCGACACCATCCCGAATTCTGAATCCTACAGCTTCCATAGCATTTCAGCCTTCGCCGTCGCACTCCACATCTTGGAGCGTAAACGAGCGGCTGCCGGCGGCAACAATGGTAAACGTAAAACGACGACGTTGTATGAAGATTATTTTCCGAAGGAATTGAATGTGCCGCCGTTGGAAGAGTGTTTTCCGGCAGAGTTTTTGGAGTTCATCGGAGCACAGTTCCGCCGGATGCCGGAAAACGGCGCCGGAAAAATTTATAACGCTTGTAGGGTAATTGAAGGCCAATTTTTAGAAGTGATTCAAAGGGTTGAACATCACCTTCATCATTGGGCTCTGGGTCCTTTCAATCCTGTCAAAATCTCCCCACCCTTCaag TCAACGTGCAGCTGCATAGCATGGTTAGATCAACAAGCGCCTCGATCAGTGATGTACGTCTCGTTTGGAACGACCACAGCCATGGCGGACcaacaaatcaaagaaatagCTAATGGGTTAGCCAGAAGCCACCAAAGGTTCATCTGGGTCCTCCGGGATGCCGACAAAGCTGACATCTTTGACGGCGCCAACGTTCGAAAGTCCGACCTCCCGGAAGGCTACAAAGACCTTATCGGCGATAGAGGGTTGGTGGTAAGAGAGTGGGCGCCGCAGCTTGAGATTCTGAGCCACCGAGCCACTGGTGGGTTCATGACGCACTGCGGTTGGAATTCATGCATGGAGAGCTTAACCATGGGGGTGCCGGTGGCTGCATGGCCTATGCACTCTGACCAGCCGAGGAACACGGTGCTTATGACGGCGGTGCTGCAGGTCGGGGTGGTGGTGAAAGAGTGGGGGAGGAAGCGAGAGGAGGTGGTGGCGGCAGCGACGGTGGAAGCGGCGGTGAGGAGATTGATGGTATCGGAGGAAGGGATGGTGATGAGGAGGAAGGCAGAATGGCTTGGGGAAGCTGTGCGGCGGTCGGTGGAAGACGGCGGTGATTCTCGTCGGGAGTTGGAGGCTTTTGTTGCTCATATTACGAGGTAG